One genomic segment of Peribacillus sp. FSL H8-0477 includes these proteins:
- a CDS encoding aldo/keto reductase, which yields MQTVTLNNGVKMPIIGFGVYQIPNAEECENAVYEALVAGYRLIDTAAGYLNEKAVGRAIKRSGVPREELFITTKLWIQDAGYESAKLAFSKSLEKLQLDYLDLYLIHQPFGDYYGAWRAMEDLYREGKIKAIGVSNFLPDRLMDLIVHNKIVPAVNQVETHPFYQQIESAAFMKEQRVQHQSWGPFAEGRNNMFGNEVLTSIAEKNNKSVAQVVLRWLVQLDVVAIPKSVRKERIVENFDIFDFELSADDIALISSLDTEKSLFLSYRDPNIAKALGTLRVNL from the coding sequence ATGCAGACCGTAACATTAAACAATGGAGTAAAGATGCCGATTATCGGCTTCGGTGTCTACCAAATTCCTAATGCTGAAGAATGCGAGAACGCAGTATACGAAGCACTGGTGGCCGGTTACCGCCTAATTGACACCGCAGCAGGTTACCTGAATGAAAAAGCGGTCGGCCGCGCAATCAAGCGCAGCGGTGTACCACGTGAGGAGCTGTTCATCACGACCAAACTCTGGATTCAGGATGCCGGCTATGAGAGTGCTAAACTAGCTTTTTCCAAATCCTTGGAAAAATTACAACTCGACTATCTTGATTTGTACCTTATTCACCAGCCATTCGGCGATTACTACGGCGCTTGGCGAGCGATGGAAGACCTGTACCGTGAAGGTAAGATTAAGGCAATCGGAGTCAGCAACTTCCTACCTGACCGCCTGATGGATCTCATCGTGCATAACAAAATTGTGCCCGCCGTCAACCAGGTTGAAACGCATCCGTTCTATCAGCAGATTGAGAGCGCAGCTTTTATGAAAGAGCAGAGAGTTCAGCACCAGTCGTGGGGACCATTTGCTGAAGGGCGAAATAACATGTTCGGCAACGAAGTGCTGACCTCGATTGCTGAAAAAAACAACAAGTCCGTCGCTCAAGTTGTGCTGCGCTGGCTTGTGCAGCTTGATGTCGTTGCTATTCCTAAATCGGTGCGAAAAGAGCGGATCGTCGAAAACTTTGACATTTTCGATTTTGAGTTGAGCGCGGACGACATCGCGTTAATTTCCAGCCTTGATACGGAGAAAAGTCTTTTCTTATCGTACCGTGATCCGAACATTGCTAAAGCGCTGGGCACCTTGAGAGTCAACCTGTAA
- a CDS encoding phosphotransferase family protein: MYMLQQVIDRFKLNVLMIEDVPQSFSSSVYKIRLIDHRIVYIKIPFSKAKLELEYTVLKRLRHELPVPEILDYWEGNEDVTGALLLSAIKGVPIREQVDTTLAYDIGVNHAMLHSIVPNEQDDKSAVSNEYGQWFEFIRRQFYSFAEDVKEVIDSRVYEQSLKHFDRQLNVLPSPDGPSFIHMDFRPGNILVHENQVAGIIDFESVRIGATEMDFTKINRDIFMKFPGTRDAFQKGYESIRPLIDLEEVLPFYRFADAFNSIGWCKRRGIEKHQPFLQENLTYLNGLLNRHDS, from the coding sequence ATGTATATGCTACAACAAGTAATCGATAGATTTAAGTTGAATGTGTTAATGATTGAGGATGTTCCGCAGTCTTTTAGTTCTTCAGTTTATAAAATCCGACTAATCGATCATCGTATAGTCTATATAAAAATTCCTTTTTCTAAAGCAAAGCTTGAACTTGAGTATACTGTACTTAAACGATTACGTCATGAGCTGCCTGTGCCAGAAATATTAGACTATTGGGAAGGGAATGAGGATGTTACTGGTGCTTTATTATTATCCGCAATTAAAGGTGTACCGATTAGAGAGCAAGTGGATACAACTCTGGCTTATGATATTGGAGTAAACCACGCCATGCTGCATTCAATCGTTCCAAATGAGCAGGATGATAAAAGTGCTGTTTCCAATGAGTATGGTCAATGGTTTGAGTTTATTAGGAGGCAATTTTATTCTTTTGCAGAAGATGTAAAAGAAGTAATTGATTCTCGTGTATACGAACAATCATTAAAGCACTTTGATCGGCAATTGAACGTACTTCCCTCTCCAGACGGACCTAGCTTTATACATATGGATTTTCGGCCAGGCAATATATTAGTTCATGAAAATCAAGTGGCTGGAATCATTGATTTTGAAAGTGTCCGCATTGGCGCAACTGAGATGGACTTCACAAAAATTAATCGCGATATTTTTATGAAGTTTCCTGGAACAAGGGATGCCTTTCAAAAAGGGTATGAGTCCATTCGTCCACTTATTGATTTGGAAGAAGTTTTACCATTTTATCGTTTTGCCGATGCATTTAATTCAATTGGTTGGTGTAAAAGAAGGGGAATTGAAAAGCATCAACCTTTTTTACAAGAAAACTTAACCTATTTAAATGGATTGTTAAATAGACATGATAGCTAA
- a CDS encoding PadR family transcriptional regulator, whose translation MKKNEQLTDSMFNIMAALTKPRHGYAIMNLIEETTKGAITIGPASMYTIIKKLLSQEWIYLYDGTDSRRKTYLLTEKGREVLEEDIKLRKLTIQLAETGLKEVE comes from the coding sequence TTGAAGAAAAATGAACAATTAACGGATTCAATGTTTAACATTATGGCTGCTCTCACTAAACCTAGGCATGGATACGCTATTATGAATTTAATTGAAGAAACAACAAAGGGGGCAATAACCATAGGTCCTGCCTCAATGTACACCATTATTAAAAAGTTATTAAGTCAAGAGTGGATTTATTTGTATGACGGGACAGATTCAAGACGTAAAACGTATCTGCTTACTGAAAAGGGCAGAGAAGTATTGGAGGAAGATATTAAGTTAAGAAAACTAACGATTCAGTTAGCGGAAACTGGATTGAAGGAGGTTGAGTAA
- a CDS encoding endo alpha-1,4 polygalactosaminidase, protein MKRVFGLLIVLFSGALLIGNMLNGGFSEEGVGEEKRLKESEDIKGKLAEVEQFNYYLDEGTQAIGEEMKKVDLVIIEPILMQEEYITAAQDSGTLVYGYINSMEADKWNQALYHQLLENDFYKDKNGNKMYFEKWDSYLMDMSSEHYQHILLEEIKAQITDKKLDGVFLDTVGNIDSYLSGSEQKTQNEALTSFVKKIKNENGNLSIAQNWGFDTLAKYTAPYVDFIMWEDFSYSVVREDEWALEKMDQLKQIRNRYHTQVVTIAFKDEEKSKQLARKHGFKFLYHPEGSYYNKW, encoded by the coding sequence ATGAAAAGAGTATTTGGATTACTTATTGTTTTATTTTCAGGTGCGCTTTTAATTGGAAATATGCTAAACGGAGGATTTTCAGAGGAAGGTGTTGGGGAAGAAAAAAGGCTCAAGGAGTCAGAAGACATCAAAGGAAAATTGGCAGAAGTAGAACAGTTCAACTATTACTTGGATGAAGGAACTCAGGCAATTGGTGAAGAAATGAAAAAGGTTGATTTAGTGATCATTGAACCTATACTCATGCAGGAAGAGTACATTACTGCTGCTCAAGACAGCGGAACGCTTGTTTACGGGTATATCAATTCGATGGAAGCTGATAAGTGGAATCAAGCGTTGTATCATCAATTGTTAGAGAATGACTTTTATAAAGATAAAAATGGAAATAAGATGTACTTTGAGAAATGGGATTCATATTTAATGGATATGTCTTCCGAACATTATCAACATATCCTGCTCGAAGAAATCAAAGCGCAAATTACTGATAAAAAATTAGATGGTGTTTTTTTAGATACCGTAGGAAATATTGATTCATATCTTTCAGGTAGTGAACAAAAAACACAAAATGAGGCCTTAACATCATTTGTAAAAAAAATTAAAAACGAAAATGGCAATCTATCAATCGCTCAAAATTGGGGATTCGATACCTTGGCCAAGTATACAGCACCTTATGTTGATTTCATTATGTGGGAGGACTTCTCGTATTCGGTTGTTAGAGAAGATGAATGGGCACTAGAAAAAATGGATCAATTAAAACAAATAAGAAATCGATACCACACACAAGTTGTAACCATTGCGTTTAAAGATGAAGAAAAAAGCAAACAATTGGCTAGAAAACACGGTTTTAAGTTCTTATATCATCCCGAAGGTTCATATTACAACAAGTGGTAA
- a CDS encoding MerR family transcriptional regulator, which yields MHTVKEAALITGLTIHTVRFYTDKGLVPSVQRNKDNIRLFDEESINWLYGAKCLKKTGMPIKVIKMYVDLCLEGDSTVPQRCALMMEYREASLVQLEEAKRLVVHLEQKAAQYQDILEHRTPDITNPGNWHKIKNEHTAAD from the coding sequence ATGCATACGGTCAAAGAAGCTGCCTTGATAACGGGACTAACCATACACACCGTACGCTTTTACACAGATAAAGGACTGGTGCCAAGCGTACAGCGTAATAAAGACAATATTCGATTGTTCGACGAAGAATCAATCAATTGGCTGTATGGAGCCAAATGCCTCAAGAAGACCGGGATGCCAATTAAAGTCATCAAAATGTATGTTGACCTCTGTCTTGAAGGGGATTCGACGGTTCCGCAACGTTGCGCACTAATGATGGAGTATAGAGAAGCGTCGCTCGTTCAGCTCGAAGAAGCAAAACGGCTCGTCGTCCATTTAGAACAAAAAGCAGCCCAATATCAGGACATTCTGGAGCATCGCACCCCAGACATAACCAATCCTGGAAACTGGCACAAAATTAAAAATGAACACACAGCAGCCGATTGA
- a CDS encoding DUF2812 domain-containing protein produces MRRTKYIISGGLAFSEDKDMEKLRRFSLKGWHVSDFKFMGYSLEKGESLDYIYSVDYRLVQEDEEDEYFDFFLSSGWSHIASNGDIHLFRARSGTKPIYSDRDTLVEKYKNLNSSMNYAAVPLVLLTVLTWGGTILSSGLLQSILQVIAVILSVVALPAAWTVIATYANKWKVEGKKGLVNVLKTIPFLVLLLAIVILLVFDGVDSAVLILVYMVFGAVALPTIIWIVMSLYQKTGRNSVRK; encoded by the coding sequence ATGAGAAGAACAAAATATATTATATCAGGTGGGTTAGCTTTTTCAGAGGATAAGGACATGGAAAAATTACGCCGATTTTCTTTGAAGGGTTGGCATGTCAGTGATTTTAAATTTATGGGATATTCACTTGAAAAAGGAGAAAGTTTAGATTATATCTATAGTGTAGATTACCGTTTAGTACAAGAGGATGAAGAAGATGAATACTTTGACTTTTTTCTCTCTTCTGGATGGTCACATATTGCCTCAAACGGAGATATTCATTTATTTCGAGCCAGATCTGGTACAAAACCGATTTATAGTGACCGAGATACACTGGTTGAAAAGTATAAAAATTTAAATAGTTCCATGAATTATGCAGCAGTTCCATTAGTTTTATTAACCGTATTGACCTGGGGTGGAACAATTCTAAGCTCAGGTCTCTTACAATCTATACTGCAGGTAATAGCTGTTATTCTTAGTGTGGTCGCCCTCCCAGCAGCTTGGACTGTAATCGCAACATACGCTAACAAATGGAAGGTAGAAGGAAAAAAAGGATTAGTCAATGTATTGAAAACGATACCATTCCTTGTGCTCTTACTAGCCATTGTTATTTTGTTAGTATTCGATGGGGTAGACAGTGCAGTTCTTATCTTAGTATATATGGTATTTGGAGCAGTTGCCCTTCCAACTATAATTTGGATTGTCATGTCTCTTTATCAAAAAACTGGGCGGAATAGTGTCAGAAAATAA